Proteins encoded in a region of the Oncorhynchus gorbuscha isolate QuinsamMale2020 ecotype Even-year unplaced genomic scaffold, OgorEven_v1.0 Un_scaffold_645, whole genome shotgun sequence genome:
- the LOC124019636 gene encoding growth arrest and DNA damage-inducible proteins-interacting protein 1-like, which translates to MATSMLCRRTAIFSWAIRRVSPLKSYIPASSHGGLLHQIANYNPKPLKLNLKDPYIPDRESEKTPEWQKTAKYDRKLFGRYGSLSGIDPAKLWPSHAQLEEMIAEEREWNPPLQVMLKNVEAKTKEANAKRLAREKLVAANMAKMPKMVADWRKEKREAKQKLKDEKARRERLLVEARERFGYAMDPRSPKFLEMVSEIEKEEKKKRKLMKRRLKEEQSHVPPAASSADSSS; encoded by the exons ATGGCAACCTCCATGTTGTGTAGGAGGACAGCAATATTTAGCTGGGCTATTCGAAGGGTTTCACCCTTAAAATCGTATATTCCTGCCAGCTCACACGGCGGGCTTCTACATCAGATAGCAAATTATAACCCTAAACCACTGAAATTAAATTTGAAAGATCCATACATACCAGATAGGGAAAGCGAGAAAACTCCGGAATGGCAGAAGACAGCGAAGTATGACCGCAAGCTATTCGGGCGGTATGGCTCTTTGTCGGGAATCGACCCTGCAAAGCTGTGGCCCAGCCATGCCCAGCTCGAGGAGAtgatagcagaggagagggaatggAACCCTCCGCTCCAGGTGATGCTGAAGAACGTCGAGGCGAAAACGAAGGAAGCCAATGCGAAACGTCTCGCGAG AGAGAAACTGGTTGCAGCCAATATGGCCAAGATGCCTAAGATGGTGGCTGACTGGAGGAAGGAAAAACGTGAGGCGAAACAGAAGTTGAAAGATGAGAAGGCCCGTCGTGAAAGGCTGCTAGTCGAGGCCAGAGAACGCTTTGGCTATGCTATGGACCCCCGAAGCCCCAAGTTCCTGGAGATGGTCAGTGAAATcgaaaaggaggagaagaagaaaaggaAGCTGATGAAACGTAGACTAAAGGAAGAACAGAGCCACGTCCCTCCTGCTGCTTCCTCGGCTGATTCCTCGTCTTAA